The Mucilaginibacter mallensis genome has a segment encoding these proteins:
- a CDS encoding response regulator transcription factor, whose product MPNKKRILLAEDEEHLLEAIKLNLELEGYKVSTAKNGKKALQIFKEERFNLVILDVMMPEIDGFVVAETIRLENTEVPIMFLTAKNTNEDKISGLKKGADDYLTKPFNLEELILRVNNLVKRSLKGDDLKEFNSYVIGDKTIHFNSFELVNADGSITPLTKKETMLLKLLIERRNDAVSREQILETVWNYDVYPSTRTIDNFILTFRKYFEPDPKNPVYFHSIRGVGYKFTDNQH is encoded by the coding sequence ATGCCAAACAAGAAGAGAATTTTATTAGCCGAAGATGAAGAGCATCTGTTAGAGGCCATTAAACTTAACCTGGAACTGGAAGGGTATAAAGTATCGACCGCTAAGAACGGCAAAAAGGCATTACAAATATTTAAAGAGGAACGTTTTAACCTGGTAATACTGGATGTTATGATGCCCGAGATAGATGGCTTTGTAGTTGCTGAAACCATAAGGTTGGAGAATACCGAGGTGCCTATCATGTTCCTGACGGCTAAAAATACCAATGAGGATAAAATATCGGGCCTTAAAAAAGGTGCGGATGATTACCTGACTAAACCTTTTAACCTTGAAGAGCTGATCTTACGGGTAAACAATTTGGTAAAACGCAGCCTGAAAGGTGATGATCTGAAAGAGTTTAACAGTTATGTTATTGGTGATAAAACCATCCATTTCAACTCGTTTGAGCTGGTAAATGCCGATGGATCTATCACGCCGTTAACCAAAAAGGAAACCATGCTGCTGAAACTGCTTATCGAGCGCAGGAATGATGCGGTATCGCGTGAGCAAATACTGGAAACTGTATGGAATTATGATGTTTATCCATCAACGCGTACCATTGATAACTTTATACTTACGTTCCGTAAATATTTTGAACCGGATCCTAAGAACCCGGTTTACTTTCACTCCATTCGTGGTGTAGGTTATAAATTTACCGATAATCAGCACTAA
- a CDS encoding ABC transporter ATP-binding protein: protein MAPPHFLQATSITKKYPGERVSGVLDVSITINPGKITAIIGESGSGKSTLMRLLYGLLAPDEGEVQFKGDRIWGPAEKLIPGHDAMKMVTQHTDDLNLFAKVWDNVAVLLPNINIQAKEEKVATALSLLNMTKLANSRVFDLSGGEKQRVALARAIITRPEVLLLDEPFNQVDTSFREDLQQDIRQIVKETGLTVIMVSHDPSEVLSMADELVVMRDGKILESGAPVGIYQNPKHLYTASLLANCNILDADKAKLCGIKLKAKKDTAVIYPEWITLSSNKSSDWNIKSILFKGFYEDLILEKEEVELRVRNYATHTYKEGDALSVKIGKWLEY, encoded by the coding sequence ATGGCTCCTCCACATTTTTTACAGGCAACCTCAATAACAAAAAAATATCCCGGCGAAAGGGTTTCAGGTGTTTTAGACGTTAGCATCACCATAAATCCCGGCAAAATAACAGCAATAATTGGCGAAAGCGGCAGCGGAAAAAGTACGCTGATGCGCCTGCTTTACGGTCTGCTTGCACCCGATGAAGGCGAAGTTCAATTTAAAGGCGATCGCATCTGGGGCCCTGCTGAAAAACTGATCCCGGGGCATGATGCCATGAAAATGGTTACCCAGCATACCGACGACCTGAATTTATTTGCCAAAGTATGGGATAACGTTGCCGTGCTATTACCCAATATCAACATCCAGGCTAAGGAGGAGAAAGTTGCCACGGCGTTAAGCCTGCTCAACATGACCAAACTGGCCAATAGCCGTGTGTTTGATCTGAGTGGTGGCGAAAAACAGCGTGTGGCCCTTGCAAGAGCAATAATAACCCGCCCAGAGGTGCTTTTGCTGGATGAACCCTTTAACCAGGTGGATACCTCTTTCCGTGAGGACCTGCAGCAGGATATTCGCCAGATAGTAAAGGAAACCGGCCTTACGGTGATCATGGTATCGCACGACCCATCCGAAGTACTATCAATGGCCGATGAACTTGTGGTGATGAGGGATGGAAAGATCTTGGAATCGGGTGCACCTGTAGGGATCTACCAAAATCCTAAACACTTGTATACAGCAAGTCTGCTGGCCAATTGCAATATACTGGACGCAGATAAAGCGAAGTTATGCGGCATCAAACTAAAAGCTAAAAAGGACACCGCGGTTATTTATCCTGAATGGATAACCTTAAGCAGCAATAAATCATCCGACTGGAATATCAAAAGCATCCTCTTCAAGGGTTTTTATGAGGACCTGATACTGGAAAAGGAAGAGGTAGAACTGCGTGTGCGTAATTACGCGACGCATACCTATAAAGAAGGGGATGCGCTAAGTGTGAAAATAGGGAAGTGGCTGGAGTATTAA
- a CDS encoding outer membrane beta-barrel protein, translating into MKRLIFILIICTLATGVFAQNSKTDSVKAKKAAGHKLSSVDEATDINFNKSKDTVIHEHSKAPGFSWGLTFARFDFGLSTLVDNGSFKLSPQNEFLRYRSWKTSNVGFDVIQFSYRFNSTFRMYLSGGFDWTNIRLRDNITILQNQPVLTYRQDNIDYRKNRFSSTYLRIPLTFDFRTKEDYNGGSFHFVFGPEGGILLGGKVKQISDENGKQKAFNDYNFTKFTYGPFLRVGYAGFGIFAKYYMNNMFENSPEQDGLKNFSFGMSFIF; encoded by the coding sequence TTGAAACGCTTAATTTTTATCCTGATCATCTGCACACTGGCAACAGGTGTATTTGCACAAAACAGCAAAACGGATTCTGTTAAAGCTAAAAAAGCGGCTGGTCATAAATTGAGCTCTGTTGACGAGGCTACGGATATCAACTTTAATAAAAGCAAGGATACCGTTATCCATGAGCATTCAAAAGCGCCCGGTTTTAGCTGGGGACTAACATTCGCAAGGTTTGATTTCGGGTTATCGACGCTGGTTGATAATGGCAGCTTTAAGCTATCGCCACAAAATGAATTTCTGCGTTACCGATCATGGAAAACGAGCAATGTCGGGTTTGATGTGATACAATTTAGCTACCGGTTTAATAGCACATTCAGGATGTATTTATCGGGAGGGTTTGATTGGACAAATATCCGCCTGCGCGATAATATCACTATACTGCAAAACCAACCTGTATTAACTTATCGCCAGGATAATATAGATTACCGTAAGAACCGATTTTCATCCACCTACCTGCGGATCCCGCTAACGTTTGATTTTCGTACAAAAGAAGACTATAACGGCGGTAGTTTCCATTTTGTTTTCGGGCCCGAAGGCGGGATACTGCTGGGCGGTAAGGTTAAACAGATCAGCGATGAAAACGGGAAGCAGAAAGCTTTTAATGATTATAACTTTACTAAGTTTACATACGGCCCGTTTTTGCGGGTTGGCTATGCGGGCTTTGGCATATTCGCTAAATATTACATGAACAATATGTTTGAGAACAGTCCTGAACAGGATGGGTTGAAGAACTTTTCGTTCGGTATGTCATTTATATTTTAA
- a CDS encoding class I SAM-dependent methyltransferase has protein sequence MNKEIQRDGEVTTKIFDNRSLEADYTTLIPILKSGMRVLDVGCGTGAISKGIAERVGPNGHVTGIDNTEKFITSGKETYQHIKNLDLSYADIFQFEPEEKFDLIVSARVLQWLNNPVDALKRFKELLKPGGQVSVLDYNHEQLQWHPAPPESMLRFYSTFLRWRADAGMNNHITEDLPEYFAEAGFADIEIHDANEVYVKGQDNFLSKIGIWAKVAASTQMVDEGYISNDDRLQAIDDYNAWIQSEAESMTMVLKEFRGKLA, from the coding sequence ATGAACAAGGAGATTCAAAGAGACGGAGAAGTAACAACTAAGATCTTTGATAACCGAAGTCTTGAAGCTGATTATACAACATTAATTCCGATATTAAAATCCGGCATGCGGGTTTTAGATGTGGGCTGCGGTACCGGCGCTATCTCCAAAGGAATTGCTGAAAGAGTCGGCCCTAACGGACATGTAACGGGCATCGACAATACAGAAAAATTTATTACCAGCGGTAAAGAAACTTATCAGCATATTAAGAACCTCGATTTGAGTTATGCTGATATTTTTCAGTTCGAACCGGAAGAAAAATTCGACCTGATCGTATCTGCCCGCGTATTGCAATGGCTAAACAATCCCGTTGATGCCCTAAAGCGCTTTAAGGAACTATTAAAACCCGGCGGACAGGTATCAGTGCTGGATTATAACCACGAGCAATTACAATGGCACCCTGCCCCGCCTGAAAGTATGCTCCGTTTTTACAGTACTTTTTTAAGGTGGCGTGCCGATGCAGGCATGAATAACCACATTACCGAAGACTTGCCTGAATATTTTGCAGAAGCCGGTTTCGCTGATATCGAAATACACGACGCCAACGAGGTATATGTAAAGGGTCAGGATAATTTCCTCTCAAAAATTGGCATATGGGCAAAGGTAGCCGCATCAACCCAAATGGTGGATGAGGGATATATCAGCAATGATGACCGCTTACAAGCTATTGATGATTATAATGCCTGGATACAATCTGAGGCAGAAAGTATGACAATGGTTTTGAAAGAGTTTAGAGGGAAATTGGCTTAA
- a CDS encoding CopD family protein: MYQYILAIHIIFVVCWMAGLFYIVRLFIYHTEAQDKPDPERKILSDQFEIMERRLWNVITIPSMFIVIAAGITMLVLDPGWLQDRWLHVKLFFVGCLVIYHYICQNKIKQMRRGVFKWTSTQLRLWNELATLLLFVIVMCAVVKDNINWPYTIIGLIIFVFVMMAAVKIYKYYRLKK; the protein is encoded by the coding sequence ATGTATCAATACATATTAGCCATACATATCATTTTTGTAGTCTGCTGGATGGCGGGGCTGTTTTATATTGTGCGCCTGTTTATTTACCACACCGAGGCGCAGGACAAACCTGATCCTGAACGCAAAATACTATCCGACCAGTTCGAGATCATGGAGCGCAGGCTGTGGAACGTGATCACCATCCCATCCATGTTTATTGTAATTGCGGCGGGTATCACCATGCTGGTATTGGACCCGGGATGGTTGCAGGATCGCTGGTTGCACGTAAAACTTTTTTTTGTGGGATGTTTGGTTATATACCACTACATCTGCCAAAACAAGATCAAACAGATGCGCAGGGGCGTATTTAAATGGACATCAACCCAATTGCGCCTTTGGAATGAGCTAGCTACTTTGTTGCTATTTGTAATTGTAATGTGCGCCGTTGTAAAGGATAATATCAATTGGCCTTACACTATTATCGGGTTAATAATTTTTGTATTTGTGATGATGGCTGCGGTGAAGATCTATAAATATTATAGGCTGAAGAAGTAG
- a CDS encoding type II toxin-antitoxin system VapB family antitoxin: MRTNIEIDEALIAKAQMLTNIQDKNIIIEQALQLYISFGGSKNLRQLKKYTNQAGK; encoded by the coding sequence ATGAGAACCAATATAGAGATAGATGAGGCATTGATAGCTAAAGCGCAAATGCTTACCAATATTCAAGACAAGAATATTATTATTGAGCAAGCCTTACAATTGTATATTTCCTTTGGAGGTTCAAAGAACTTAAGGCAGTTAAAGAAATACACCAATCAAGCAGGTAAATAA
- the hemE gene encoding uroporphyrinogen decarboxylase: MRDSLLIKAAFSEETPRPPVWMMRQAGRFMKEYWDIKNKYSFLEMCKTPELAADVTMLPVDLLGIDGAILFSDILVTGEAMGGDLSFTQGVGPKFANPVRTKADIDALDTQVVHKLQYVADAIKVIQQRLNGSIPLIGFAGAPFTVMSYLVEGGSSKDFKLTKLMLHNEPEMAHQLLSKIATVTADYLNLQIAAGVNAVQIFDSWAQALAWDDYKEFSHRYITEIISKLNRKDIPVISFCKGSSVFAPLMAEAKPDVISIDWNVDLLDIKKRLPAGIAVQGNLDPHILYADKKVIKERIYRLFDRMKGEKGFIFNLGHGIMPDIPFDNVKYAVEIIKEY; this comes from the coding sequence ATGAGAGATTCGTTATTAATTAAAGCAGCATTTTCAGAGGAAACACCAAGACCGCCGGTTTGGATGATGCGCCAGGCAGGCAGGTTCATGAAAGAGTATTGGGATATTAAAAATAAATATTCCTTTTTAGAGATGTGCAAAACCCCTGAGCTTGCAGCCGATGTAACTATGTTGCCGGTCGATCTGTTAGGGATTGATGGTGCCATTTTATTTTCAGATATATTAGTTACGGGTGAAGCCATGGGCGGCGATCTAAGCTTTACCCAGGGTGTTGGGCCTAAGTTTGCCAACCCGGTACGTACTAAGGCTGATATTGATGCTTTGGATACCCAGGTGGTTCACAAGCTGCAATATGTAGCCGATGCTATTAAAGTGATACAACAAAGGCTGAACGGCAGCATCCCGCTGATAGGTTTTGCAGGCGCGCCGTTTACTGTAATGAGCTATTTGGTTGAAGGCGGATCATCAAAAGATTTTAAGCTGACTAAATTGATGCTGCACAATGAGCCGGAGATGGCACATCAGCTATTATCAAAAATTGCTACCGTTACTGCAGATTATCTGAACCTGCAAATTGCAGCCGGTGTAAATGCCGTGCAGATATTCGACAGCTGGGCACAGGCTTTGGCATGGGATGATTATAAAGAATTTTCGCACCGCTATATCACTGAGATCATCAGTAAGCTAAACAGGAAAGATATCCCGGTGATCTCTTTCTGCAAAGGCAGCTCGGTTTTCGCACCGCTAATGGCAGAGGCTAAACCGGATGTGATCTCTATCGACTGGAATGTTGACCTGCTTGATATTAAAAAACGTTTACCTGCCGGTATAGCCGTACAGGGCAACCTTGACCCGCATATTTTGTATGCTGATAAAAAGGTGATAAAAGAAAGGATCTACCGTTTGTTCGATAGGATGAAAGGTGAGAAGGGTTTCATATTTAATCTAGGTCACGGCATTATGCCTGATATACCGTTTGATAATGTGAAGTACGCGGTAGAGATAATAAAGGAATATTAG
- a CDS encoding GNAT family N-acetyltransferase → MNTNFTPFPDLQTNRLLLRRLTSDDCVQLQQLRSDENVNRYLKRPKSVTIDECEAFVKKIDGNLNDGIGAYWVIAPKTDNTLIGTVCLWNFNLENETVDLGYELSPTYQGQGLMLEVVEKIIAFAFNTMQAKTIFALTRPDNEGSRNLLKRSNFQQDVDYQYVSEEDAEGDVVYFLKN, encoded by the coding sequence ATGAATACCAACTTTACACCCTTTCCCGATCTGCAAACAAACCGCCTCCTATTAAGAAGGCTGACCAGCGATGATTGTGTTCAGCTACAGCAACTCCGTTCGGATGAAAATGTAAACAGATACCTCAAAAGACCAAAATCTGTCACCATTGATGAATGTGAAGCGTTCGTTAAAAAGATAGATGGGAACCTCAATGATGGTATTGGCGCTTACTGGGTCATCGCCCCAAAAACCGATAATACCTTGATAGGTACTGTTTGCCTGTGGAACTTTAACCTTGAAAATGAAACAGTAGACTTAGGCTATGAACTAAGCCCGACATACCAGGGACAAGGCTTGATGCTTGAGGTAGTTGAGAAAATTATAGCGTTTGCATTTAACACTATGCAGGCAAAAACAATTTTCGCTTTAACACGCCCGGATAATGAAGGCTCCCGTAATTTATTAAAGAGAAGTAATTTTCAGCAGGATGTGGATTATCAATATGTGAGCGAAGAGGATGCTGAAGGGGATGTGGTTTATTTTTTAAAAAATTGA